The following proteins come from a genomic window of Streptomyces liliiviolaceus:
- a CDS encoding GNAT family N-acetyltransferase has translation MLTRRETPADVSAARAVIAAAFAKPDTDTDASDPVEATLLDALRTCEGWLPELSYVAIGEGGGNEVVGHVVCTRGHVDGVPALGLGPIGVRPDAQHLGTGLALMHAVLGAADALGEPLVALLGSPAYYGRFGFRPGTDLGILPPDPAWGAYFQIRPLTTYDPSLRGTFNYAKPFADV, from the coding sequence GTGCTGACACGACGTGAGACCCCCGCCGACGTATCCGCCGCCCGTGCCGTGATCGCGGCGGCCTTCGCCAAGCCGGACACGGACACGGACGCCTCGGATCCGGTGGAGGCCACCCTGCTCGACGCACTGCGCACCTGCGAGGGCTGGCTGCCCGAGCTGTCGTACGTGGCGATCGGAGAGGGCGGCGGGAACGAGGTCGTCGGACACGTCGTCTGTACGCGCGGACACGTCGACGGCGTACCCGCCCTCGGACTCGGTCCGATCGGCGTGCGCCCCGACGCGCAGCACCTCGGCACCGGTCTCGCCCTGATGCACGCGGTCCTCGGCGCGGCGGACGCCCTCGGCGAACCGCTCGTCGCCCTGCTCGGCAGCCCCGCCTACTACGGCCGCTTCGGCTTCCGCCCCGGCACCGACCTCGGCATCCTGCCGCCCGACCCGGCCTGGGGCGCGTACTTCCAGATCCGCCCCCTGACGACGTACGACCCGAGCCTGCGCGGCACATTCAACTACGCGAAACCGTTCGCCGACGTCTGA